The following are encoded together in the bacterium genome:
- a CDS encoding arginyltransferase — translation MDTPVRIPGAPPEWLVWNEPTRCPYLPAQTAHLPLRLPMRRLKPAELSARLAEGDRRQGLLLYRPTCSSCSACQAIRLDVQEFAPSATHRRVLRRGDDQLEMLIGRPSITEEKVALYNRHKLERGLTTSDGLIDAEGYEQFLAESCTDTIEIRYLLNGLLLGVAITDRAADALSAVYCFYDPSFSRLGLGTYSVLKQVALCRQWGLRYLYLGLYVAGNRAMAYKARYLPHQRLIDGAWRRFDAERKTKHAHDRA, via the coding sequence ATGGATACGCCGGTCCGCATCCCCGGGGCGCCGCCGGAGTGGCTGGTGTGGAACGAGCCGACGCGCTGTCCCTATCTCCCCGCCCAGACCGCGCACCTGCCGCTGCGCCTGCCGATGCGGCGGCTGAAGCCGGCGGAGCTCTCGGCCCGCCTGGCGGAGGGCGACCGGCGGCAGGGGCTGCTGCTCTATCGGCCGACCTGCTCGAGCTGCTCCGCCTGCCAGGCGATCCGGCTCGACGTGCAGGAGTTCGCCCCCAGCGCCACGCACCGTCGGGTCCTGCGGCGCGGCGACGACCAGCTCGAGATGCTGATCGGCCGACCGTCGATCACGGAGGAGAAGGTGGCGCTCTACAACCGCCACAAGCTGGAGCGCGGCCTGACGACCAGCGACGGACTGATCGATGCCGAGGGCTACGAGCAGTTCCTCGCCGAGAGCTGCACCGACACGATCGAGATCCGCTACCTGCTCAACGGCCTGCTGCTCGGGGTGGCCATCACCGACCGCGCCGCCGACGCGCTCTCGGCCGTCTACTGTTTCTACGACCCGTCCTTCTCCCGCCTCGGCCTCGGCACCTACTCGGTGCTGAAACAGGTCGCGCTCTGCCGGCAATGGGGACTGCGCTACCTGTACCTCGGCCTCTACGTCGCCGGGAACCGCGCCATGGCCTACAAGGCGCGCTACCTGCCGCACCAGCGCCTGATCGATGGGGCGTGGCGGCGATTCGATGCGGAACGCAAGACGAAACACGCGCATGACCGCGCATGA
- a CDS encoding zinc-binding dehydrogenase, with the protein MQALQFEMNIPKIILTRTLGLFSYRAFIAGYAPVQLADIPEARLRGDDWVVVRPTLTGICGSDQKQLLLKGHFDNPISGIISFPHVLGHETCGVVAEVGAGVSRVKPGDRVAINPWLSCAPRGITPLCPSCAEGNLSICHNFDSGGLRAGLHLGNCNDAPGAYAARVALHESQVFPLPVSVSDEQAVLADPFAVSFHAVVKDPPEGDEPTVLVYGAGTIGLAAVAAVKVVRPKARIVVIARYPQQEEAARRLGASEVITSRKGKEIIATIARLTGARPWGSRWHGLPMLAGGVDAVYDSICSPDTIEIGLRLVRPRGILSIIGVEAPKRFEWTPLYFKELRVVGSNAFGVEEFRGVRKHAIEHYIDLCAAGEVDLAFLVTHRYGLADWRDAFLTAIRKRTGCIKVAFQFA; encoded by the coding sequence ATGCAGGCTCTACAGTTCGAGATGAACATTCCGAAGATCATCCTCACGCGCACGCTCGGGCTGTTCTCCTACCGGGCGTTCATCGCCGGCTACGCCCCGGTGCAGCTCGCCGACATTCCCGAGGCGCGCCTGCGCGGCGACGACTGGGTGGTGGTGCGGCCGACCCTGACCGGCATCTGCGGCAGCGACCAGAAGCAACTCCTGCTCAAGGGCCACTTCGACAACCCGATCTCCGGCATCATCTCGTTCCCGCACGTCCTCGGTCACGAGACGTGCGGCGTCGTCGCCGAGGTCGGCGCCGGCGTCAGCCGGGTGAAGCCCGGCGATCGCGTCGCCATCAATCCATGGCTCTCCTGCGCGCCGCGCGGCATCACGCCGCTGTGTCCGTCCTGCGCCGAGGGCAATCTCTCGATCTGCCACAACTTCGACTCCGGCGGCCTGCGCGCCGGCCTGCACCTCGGCAACTGCAACGACGCCCCCGGCGCCTACGCGGCGCGCGTCGCGCTGCACGAGAGCCAGGTGTTTCCGCTGCCCGTCAGCGTCAGCGACGAGCAGGCGGTGCTCGCCGACCCGTTCGCGGTGTCGTTCCACGCGGTGGTCAAGGATCCGCCCGAAGGCGACGAGCCGACGGTGCTGGTGTACGGCGCCGGCACCATCGGCCTGGCGGCGGTGGCGGCGGTGAAGGTGGTGAGACCGAAGGCGCGCATCGTCGTCATCGCCCGCTATCCGCAGCAGGAGGAGGCGGCGCGCCGGCTCGGCGCCAGCGAGGTGATCACCAGCCGCAAGGGCAAGGAGATCATCGCCACGATCGCCCGCCTCACCGGGGCGCGGCCGTGGGGGTCGCGCTGGCACGGGCTGCCGATGCTGGCGGGCGGCGTCGACGCCGTCTACGACTCGATCTGCTCGCCGGACACGATCGAGATCGGCCTGCGCCTGGTGCGGCCGCGCGGCATCCTGTCGATCATCGGCGTCGAGGCGCCGAAGCGCTTCGAGTGGACGCCGCTCTACTTCAAGGAGCTGCGCGTCGTCGGCTCCAACGCCTTCGGCGTCGAGGAGTTCCGCGGCGTCCGTAAGCACGCCATCGAGCACTACATCGACCTCTGCGCCGCCGGCGAGGTGGACCTCGCCTTCCTGGTCACCCACCGCTACGGCCTCGCGGACTGGCGGGACGCCTTCCTGACCGCCATCCGCAAGCGCACCGGCTGCATCAAGGTCGCGTTCCAGTTCGCGTAG